The Acinonyx jubatus isolate Ajub_Pintada_27869175 chromosome D1, VMU_Ajub_asm_v1.0, whole genome shotgun sequence genome includes a window with the following:
- the UBE4A gene encoding ubiquitin conjugation factor E4 A isoform X2 — translation MIQRIFLITLDNSDPSLKSGNGIPSRCVYLEEMAVDLEDQDWLDMNNVEQAVFARLLLQDPGNHLINMTSSTTLNLSADRDAGERHIFCYLYSCFQRAKEEITKVPENLLPFAVQCRNLTVSNTRTVLLTPEIYVDQNIHEQLVDLMLEAIQGAHFEDVTEFLEEVIEALILDEEVRTFPEVMIPVFDILLSRIKDLELCQILFYAYLDILLYFTRQKDMAKVFVEYIQPKDPSNGQMYQKTLLGVILNVSCLLKTPGVVENHGYFLNPSRSSPQEIKVQEANIHQFMAQFHEKIYQMLKNLLQLSPETKHCILAWLGNCLHANAGRTKIWANQMPEIFFQMYASDAFFLNLGAALLKLCQPFCKPRSSRLLTFNPTYCALKELNDEERKIKNVHMRGLDKETCLIPAVQEPKFPQNYNLVTENLVLTEYTLYLGFHRLHDQMVKINQNLHRLQVAWRDAQQSSSPAADSLREQFERLMTIYLSTKTAMTEPQMLQNCLNLQVSMAVLLVQLAIGNEGSQPIELTFPLPDGYSSLAYVPEFFADNLGDFLIFLRRFADDILETSADSLEHVLHFITIFTGSIERMKNPHLRAKLAEVLEAVMPHLDQTPNPLVSSVFHRKRVFCNFPYASHLAEALIKVFVDIEFTGDPHQFEQKFNYRRPMYPILRYMWGTDTYRESIKDLADYASKNLEAMNPPLFLRFLNLLMNDAIFLLDEAIQYLSKIKIQQIEKDRGEWDSLTPEARREKEAGLQMFGQLARFHNIMSNETIGTLAFLTSEIKSLFVHPFLAERIISMLNYFLQHLVGPKMGALKVKDFSEFDFKPQQLVSDICTIYLNLGDEENFCATVPKDGRSYSPTLFAQTVRVLKKINKPGNMIVAFSNLAERIKSLADLQQQEEETYADACDEFLDPIMSTLMSDPVVLPSSRVTVDRSTIARHLLSDQTDPFNRSPLTMDQIRPNTELKEKIQRWLAERKQQQKEQLE, via the exons ATGATCCAAAGGATCTTCCTCATTACTCTGGACAACA GTGATCCAAGCTTGAAAAGTGGGAATGGCATCCCCAGCCGTTGTGTGTATTTGGAAGAAATGGCGGTAGACCTGGAAGATCAAGACTGGCTTGATATGAACAATGTTGAGCAG gctgtctTCGCTCGCTTATTACTTCAGGATCCAGGCAACCACTTGATTAACATGACTTCTTCTACAACATTGAATCTCTCTGCTGATCGagatgcaggggagaggcacattTTTTGTTACCTTTATTCCTGCTTCCAAAGAGCTAAGGAAGAG ATTACCAAAGTTCCGGAGAACCTGCTCCCCTTTGCAGTACAGTGCAGGAACCTCACTGTGTCCAACACCCGAACAGTTCTCCTCACCCCAGAGATCTATGTTGACCAAAACATCCATGAGCAACTGGTAGATTTGATGTTGGAAGCCATCCAAGGAGCCC ATTTTGAAGATGTAACTGAGTTTCTGGAAGAGGTCATTGAAGCCTTGATATTGGATGAGGAAGTTCGAACATTTCCAGAAGTCATGATTCCAGTGTTTGATATTTTATTGAGCCGAATAAAAGACCTAGAACTCTGCCAGATCCTGTTTTATGCATATCTGGATATTCTTCTCTATTTCACTAGGCAGAAAGATATGGCAAAG gtTTTTGTTGAATACATTCAGCCCAAGGACCCTAGCAATGGGCAGATGTACCAGAAGACCTTGCTGGGAGTAATCCTCAATGTCTCCTGCTTACTAAAGACTCCGGGTGTAGTAGAAAATCATGGCTACTTCCTGAATCCATCTCGTTCCAGTCCCCAGGAGATCAAAGTGCAAGAGGCCAACATCCATCAG TTCATGGCTCAGTTCCATGAAAAGATCTACCAGATGCTGAAGAACTTACTCCAGCTCTCTCCAGAAACCAAACACTGTATCTTGGCCTGGCTTGGAAACTGTTTGCACGCAAATGCAGGCCGCACCAAGATTTGGGCCAATCAGATGCCAGAAATCTTCTTCCAAATGTATGCCTCGGATGCCTTCTTTCTGAATCTGGGTGCTGCTCTCCTGAAGCTGTGCCAGCCATTTTGCAAACCCAGATCCTCTCGGCTCCTCACCTTTAATCCCACCTACTGTGCCCTGAAGGAGTTGAATGATGAAGaacgaaaaattaaaaatgtacacatgaGAG GTTTGGACAAAGAAACTTGTTTGATCCCAGCTGTGCAGGAGCCAAAGTTTCCCCAGAACTACAACCTTGTGACGGAGAACCTTGTCCTGACAGAGTACACCTTGTACTTGGGATTTCACAG GTTGCATGATCAGATGGTAAAAATCAACCAAAATCTGCATCGGCTGCAGGTTGCCTGGCGGGATGCTCAGCAGAGTTCTAGCCCTGCTGCTGACAGCCTTCGTGAGCAGTTTGAACGACTGATGACCATCTATCTTTCTACCAAGACTGCCATGACCGAGCCACAGATGCTACAAAATTGTCTGAATTTGCAGGTGTCCATGGCTGTTCTACTCGTTCAACTGGCCATAGGCAATGAGGGCTCACAGCCAATAGAGCTAACTTTTCCTTTGCCAGATGGCTACAGCTCTTTGGCTTATGTGCCAG aattttttgcAGATAACTTGGGTGACTTCCTCATTTTTCTCCGCCGCTTTGCTGATGACATCTTGGAGACGTCAGCAGATTCCCTGGAACATGTCCTCCACTTTATCACCATTTTCACTGGAAGCATAGAAAG GATGAAGAATCCCCACCTGAGGGCCAAACTGGCTGAGGTATTGGAAGCAGTGATGCCTCACCTGGATCAGACCCCAAACCCCTTGGTATCCAGTGTGTTCCACCGGAAACGTGTGTTCTGCAACTTTCCCTATGCATCCCACCTTGCAGAAGCTCTAATCAAGGTCTTTGTGGACATTGAGTTTACAG GCGACCCCCATCAGTTTGAACAGAAGTTTAATTACCGACGTCCCATGTATCCCATCCTAAGGTATATGTGGGGAACGGATACCTATCGAGAGAGCATTAAG GATCTGGCTGACTATGCCTCAAAGAATTTAGAGGCCATGAATCCTCCACTTTTCCTCCGCTTTCTCAACCTGCTAATGAACGATGCCATCTTCCTTCTGGATGAAGCCATACAG TATCTGAGCAAGATAAAGATTCAACAGATTGAGAAAGACCGAGGCGAATGGGATAGCCTGACTCCAGAAGCCCGCCGAGAGAAGGAGGCTGGCCTGCAGATGTTTGGACAGCTGGCACGTTTCCATAACATCATGTCCAATGAAACAATTGGTACCCTTGCCTTTCTGACATCAG aGATCAAATCACTCTTTGTGCATCCTTTCCTGGCTGAGCGCATCATCTCCATGTTGAACTACTTCCTGCAGCACCTGGTTGGCCCCAAGATGGGGGCCTTAAAAGTCAAGGACTTCAGTGAATTTGACTTCAAACCCCAGCAGCTCGTATCAGATATCTGCACTATCTACTTAAATCTTGG GGATGAGGAGAACTTCTGTGCCACCGTGCCCAAGGATGGACGTTCCTATTCCCCAACTCTCTTTGCACAGACAGTCCGAgtcctgaagaaaataaataagcccGGGAATATGATTGTGGCTTTCAGCAACTTAGCAGAGAGAATCAAG
- the UBE4A gene encoding ubiquitin conjugation factor E4 A isoform X1 codes for MTDQENNNNISSNPFAALFGSLADAKQFAAIQKEQLKQQSDELPATPDDSDNSVSESLDEFDYSVAEISRSFRSQQEICEQLNINHMIQRIFLITLDNSDPSLKSGNGIPSRCVYLEEMAVDLEDQDWLDMNNVEQAVFARLLLQDPGNHLINMTSSTTLNLSADRDAGERHIFCYLYSCFQRAKEEITKVPENLLPFAVQCRNLTVSNTRTVLLTPEIYVDQNIHEQLVDLMLEAIQGAHFEDVTEFLEEVIEALILDEEVRTFPEVMIPVFDILLSRIKDLELCQILFYAYLDILLYFTRQKDMAKVFVEYIQPKDPSNGQMYQKTLLGVILNVSCLLKTPGVVENHGYFLNPSRSSPQEIKVQEANIHQFMAQFHEKIYQMLKNLLQLSPETKHCILAWLGNCLHANAGRTKIWANQMPEIFFQMYASDAFFLNLGAALLKLCQPFCKPRSSRLLTFNPTYCALKELNDEERKIKNVHMRGLDKETCLIPAVQEPKFPQNYNLVTENLVLTEYTLYLGFHRLHDQMVKINQNLHRLQVAWRDAQQSSSPAADSLREQFERLMTIYLSTKTAMTEPQMLQNCLNLQVSMAVLLVQLAIGNEGSQPIELTFPLPDGYSSLAYVPEFFADNLGDFLIFLRRFADDILETSADSLEHVLHFITIFTGSIERMKNPHLRAKLAEVLEAVMPHLDQTPNPLVSSVFHRKRVFCNFPYASHLAEALIKVFVDIEFTGDPHQFEQKFNYRRPMYPILRYMWGTDTYRESIKDLADYASKNLEAMNPPLFLRFLNLLMNDAIFLLDEAIQYLSKIKIQQIEKDRGEWDSLTPEARREKEAGLQMFGQLARFHNIMSNETIGTLAFLTSEIKSLFVHPFLAERIISMLNYFLQHLVGPKMGALKVKDFSEFDFKPQQLVSDICTIYLNLGDEENFCATVPKDGRSYSPTLFAQTVRVLKKINKPGNMIVAFSNLAERIKSLADLQQQEEETYADACDEFLDPIMSTLMSDPVVLPSSRVTVDRSTIARHLLSDQTDPFNRSPLTMDQIRPNTELKEKIQRWLAERKQQQKEQLE; via the exons ATGACAGACCAGGAGAATAACAACAACATCTCAAGTAACCCCTTTGCTGCTCTTTTTGGCTCCCTGGCTGATGCCAAGCAGTTTGCAGCAATCCAAAAAGAGCAGCTGAAGCAGCAATCTG ATGAACTCCCAGCTACCCCAGATGACTCGGATAATAGTGTGTCAGAAAGCCTGGATGAATTTGATTACTCTGTGGCTGAGATTAGCCGCTCATTCCGTTCACAGCAGGAAATATGTGAGCAACTCAACATCAATCACATGATCCAAAGGATCTTCCTCATTACTCTGGACAACA GTGATCCAAGCTTGAAAAGTGGGAATGGCATCCCCAGCCGTTGTGTGTATTTGGAAGAAATGGCGGTAGACCTGGAAGATCAAGACTGGCTTGATATGAACAATGTTGAGCAG gctgtctTCGCTCGCTTATTACTTCAGGATCCAGGCAACCACTTGATTAACATGACTTCTTCTACAACATTGAATCTCTCTGCTGATCGagatgcaggggagaggcacattTTTTGTTACCTTTATTCCTGCTTCCAAAGAGCTAAGGAAGAG ATTACCAAAGTTCCGGAGAACCTGCTCCCCTTTGCAGTACAGTGCAGGAACCTCACTGTGTCCAACACCCGAACAGTTCTCCTCACCCCAGAGATCTATGTTGACCAAAACATCCATGAGCAACTGGTAGATTTGATGTTGGAAGCCATCCAAGGAGCCC ATTTTGAAGATGTAACTGAGTTTCTGGAAGAGGTCATTGAAGCCTTGATATTGGATGAGGAAGTTCGAACATTTCCAGAAGTCATGATTCCAGTGTTTGATATTTTATTGAGCCGAATAAAAGACCTAGAACTCTGCCAGATCCTGTTTTATGCATATCTGGATATTCTTCTCTATTTCACTAGGCAGAAAGATATGGCAAAG gtTTTTGTTGAATACATTCAGCCCAAGGACCCTAGCAATGGGCAGATGTACCAGAAGACCTTGCTGGGAGTAATCCTCAATGTCTCCTGCTTACTAAAGACTCCGGGTGTAGTAGAAAATCATGGCTACTTCCTGAATCCATCTCGTTCCAGTCCCCAGGAGATCAAAGTGCAAGAGGCCAACATCCATCAG TTCATGGCTCAGTTCCATGAAAAGATCTACCAGATGCTGAAGAACTTACTCCAGCTCTCTCCAGAAACCAAACACTGTATCTTGGCCTGGCTTGGAAACTGTTTGCACGCAAATGCAGGCCGCACCAAGATTTGGGCCAATCAGATGCCAGAAATCTTCTTCCAAATGTATGCCTCGGATGCCTTCTTTCTGAATCTGGGTGCTGCTCTCCTGAAGCTGTGCCAGCCATTTTGCAAACCCAGATCCTCTCGGCTCCTCACCTTTAATCCCACCTACTGTGCCCTGAAGGAGTTGAATGATGAAGaacgaaaaattaaaaatgtacacatgaGAG GTTTGGACAAAGAAACTTGTTTGATCCCAGCTGTGCAGGAGCCAAAGTTTCCCCAGAACTACAACCTTGTGACGGAGAACCTTGTCCTGACAGAGTACACCTTGTACTTGGGATTTCACAG GTTGCATGATCAGATGGTAAAAATCAACCAAAATCTGCATCGGCTGCAGGTTGCCTGGCGGGATGCTCAGCAGAGTTCTAGCCCTGCTGCTGACAGCCTTCGTGAGCAGTTTGAACGACTGATGACCATCTATCTTTCTACCAAGACTGCCATGACCGAGCCACAGATGCTACAAAATTGTCTGAATTTGCAGGTGTCCATGGCTGTTCTACTCGTTCAACTGGCCATAGGCAATGAGGGCTCACAGCCAATAGAGCTAACTTTTCCTTTGCCAGATGGCTACAGCTCTTTGGCTTATGTGCCAG aattttttgcAGATAACTTGGGTGACTTCCTCATTTTTCTCCGCCGCTTTGCTGATGACATCTTGGAGACGTCAGCAGATTCCCTGGAACATGTCCTCCACTTTATCACCATTTTCACTGGAAGCATAGAAAG GATGAAGAATCCCCACCTGAGGGCCAAACTGGCTGAGGTATTGGAAGCAGTGATGCCTCACCTGGATCAGACCCCAAACCCCTTGGTATCCAGTGTGTTCCACCGGAAACGTGTGTTCTGCAACTTTCCCTATGCATCCCACCTTGCAGAAGCTCTAATCAAGGTCTTTGTGGACATTGAGTTTACAG GCGACCCCCATCAGTTTGAACAGAAGTTTAATTACCGACGTCCCATGTATCCCATCCTAAGGTATATGTGGGGAACGGATACCTATCGAGAGAGCATTAAG GATCTGGCTGACTATGCCTCAAAGAATTTAGAGGCCATGAATCCTCCACTTTTCCTCCGCTTTCTCAACCTGCTAATGAACGATGCCATCTTCCTTCTGGATGAAGCCATACAG TATCTGAGCAAGATAAAGATTCAACAGATTGAGAAAGACCGAGGCGAATGGGATAGCCTGACTCCAGAAGCCCGCCGAGAGAAGGAGGCTGGCCTGCAGATGTTTGGACAGCTGGCACGTTTCCATAACATCATGTCCAATGAAACAATTGGTACCCTTGCCTTTCTGACATCAG aGATCAAATCACTCTTTGTGCATCCTTTCCTGGCTGAGCGCATCATCTCCATGTTGAACTACTTCCTGCAGCACCTGGTTGGCCCCAAGATGGGGGCCTTAAAAGTCAAGGACTTCAGTGAATTTGACTTCAAACCCCAGCAGCTCGTATCAGATATCTGCACTATCTACTTAAATCTTGG GGATGAGGAGAACTTCTGTGCCACCGTGCCCAAGGATGGACGTTCCTATTCCCCAACTCTCTTTGCACAGACAGTCCGAgtcctgaagaaaataaataagcccGGGAATATGATTGTGGCTTTCAGCAACTTAGCAGAGAGAATCAAG